The following coding sequences lie in one Planococcus lenghuensis genomic window:
- a CDS encoding helix-turn-helix domain-containing protein — protein sequence MAEALGVPLDTLEAWERGKKVLVAPDLARIADYFNVSTDFLLDRRKEDMEFHLQNPYSLAGYIFHLDHQRVEKEEMADMVSYIQARRRIKQFLGE from the coding sequence ATGGCAGAGGCCCTTGGTGTGCCGCTTGATACCTTGGAAGCATGGGAACGAGGCAAAAAAGTGCTAGTGGCACCTGACCTGGCGAGAATCGCCGATTATTTCAATGTGTCAACCGATTTTCTTCTGGACCGCCGGAAGGAGGACATGGAATTCCATCTGCAAAATCCTTATTCGCTGGCCGGGTATATATTTCACCTCGATCACCAGCGAGTGGAGAAAGAGGAAATGGCGGACATGGTCTCGTATATCCAAGCAAGGCGGCGGATTAAGCAATTTCTCGGCGAATAG
- a CDS encoding bifunctional diguanylate cyclase/phosphodiesterase, which translates to MEQLEKQAAALLTSRKDHIVILGKQGEIVHANDNWIEYCCRNGLPESLWKCESNYLTALQERERQAEAENIERVRRGHEPEYVRLIPLQVSGETHWFSLQARPFPLANSETGVVLYKQPVDLAMDGYLGTREVLESMTDAFILIDGDLNFRYLNGAAEKLIQLNRTEVIGKNVWEVFPEAKDSVFHTNYRKLKMGQVDVQFDFYAQAFAKWFDVRAYRVANKGLAIYFRDASERKATEQLLEEKAYYDYLTGLPNRWKIEQTIQQLLQNGSRFSLFYINLNKLKFINDLHSHRTGDEVLKKVAERLKGIARSDNAISRFEGDEFLLVHEHGTGQGYRTFEAEVLQAFAEPFVLENAQCIQMGASIGIASYPDHARDVEELITCAGTAMAEAKKETTTSCSVFSPDMRFKLARRVKIEQDLAGDLGEAGIYHVLQPQIHGVTGELRGVEVLARWQHPEFGAISPTEFIQIAEETGTIARLTYYLIEDVFDSMKKRETAYKGRLRTAINITPTLLSSKPFFDEFFRLIEEYGILPELLEIEVTESMDFTYSSLAFGHLMECQAKGISIAIDDFGTGFSRLTTLIDFPVDKIKLDRFFVQKIGMDRKAEVVLESLIRFVKTLDCEILAEGVEHERERAFLNRMGCTIHQGYYYAKPMGICDFEKMYLGEKPTGSFG; encoded by the coding sequence ATGGAACAGCTTGAAAAACAGGCAGCGGCACTGCTGACGTCACGAAAAGACCATATTGTCATCCTCGGAAAACAAGGGGAAATAGTTCACGCCAACGACAATTGGATTGAATACTGCTGCAGGAACGGGTTGCCTGAATCCCTATGGAAATGCGAATCGAATTATCTGACGGCACTCCAAGAAAGGGAAAGGCAGGCGGAAGCAGAAAACATCGAACGGGTCAGACGGGGACATGAACCTGAATATGTCCGGCTGATTCCGCTTCAAGTTTCGGGGGAAACCCATTGGTTTTCGCTTCAAGCCCGCCCATTCCCGCTCGCAAACAGCGAAACCGGCGTTGTTCTTTACAAGCAGCCCGTCGATTTGGCAATGGACGGGTACTTGGGTACACGGGAAGTGCTCGAAAGCATGACGGATGCTTTCATTTTGATTGACGGTGACCTCAATTTCCGTTATCTCAATGGCGCAGCAGAAAAATTGATTCAACTGAACCGAACAGAAGTGATCGGTAAAAACGTATGGGAGGTTTTCCCGGAAGCGAAGGACAGCGTCTTCCATACAAATTACAGAAAACTGAAGATGGGACAGGTTGACGTCCAATTCGACTTTTACGCACAGGCCTTTGCTAAATGGTTCGATGTAAGGGCATACCGGGTGGCCAATAAAGGACTGGCAATTTATTTCCGGGATGCAAGCGAACGGAAAGCGACGGAACAGCTGCTAGAGGAAAAGGCTTATTACGACTACCTGACGGGTCTGCCCAACCGCTGGAAAATTGAACAGACCATCCAGCAGCTGCTGCAAAATGGGAGCCGGTTTTCGCTTTTCTACATCAACTTGAATAAATTGAAATTCATCAATGATCTTCATAGCCACAGAACAGGCGACGAAGTGCTGAAGAAAGTGGCGGAGCGGTTAAAAGGCATTGCTCGGTCGGATAATGCAATCAGCCGTTTCGAAGGGGATGAATTTCTTCTGGTCCATGAACACGGAACAGGCCAAGGGTACCGAACATTCGAAGCGGAAGTTCTCCAGGCATTCGCCGAGCCATTCGTACTGGAGAATGCCCAGTGCATCCAGATGGGCGCCAGTATCGGCATCGCTTCTTACCCGGATCATGCGCGGGATGTGGAGGAATTGATAACGTGCGCTGGAACGGCGATGGCTGAGGCGAAGAAAGAAACCACCACATCCTGTTCTGTTTTCAGTCCTGATATGCGGTTCAAGCTGGCCAGACGCGTGAAAATCGAACAGGACTTAGCCGGAGACCTCGGCGAGGCGGGCATTTATCATGTCCTGCAGCCGCAGATTCATGGCGTGACCGGGGAACTGCGAGGGGTTGAGGTCCTGGCACGGTGGCAGCATCCGGAATTCGGCGCTATTTCTCCGACAGAATTTATCCAAATCGCTGAAGAGACAGGTACCATTGCCAGGCTGACCTACTATTTGATCGAAGACGTGTTCGACAGCATGAAAAAACGGGAAACTGCTTATAAGGGCCGGCTTCGAACGGCCATTAATATTACGCCGACCTTGCTTTCGAGCAAGCCATTTTTCGATGAATTTTTCCGGTTGATTGAGGAATACGGCATTCTGCCGGAATTGCTGGAAATTGAAGTGACAGAAAGCATGGATTTCACGTATTCAAGCTTGGCTTTTGGTCATTTGATGGAATGCCAGGCGAAAGGAATTTCCATTGCAATCGATGACTTTGGGACCGGTTTTTCCAGGCTGACGACGTTGATCGATTTCCCTGTCGATAAGATTAAGCTTGACCGGTTCTTTGTCCAGAAAATCGGGATGGACCGGAAAGCGGAAGTTGTGCTTGAGTCGCTGATCCGCTTCGTTAAAACCCTGGATTGTGAGATCCTGGCGGAAGGGGTGGAACATGAACGCGAAAGGGCATTCTTAAACCGTATGGGATGTACAATCCATCAAGGATATTACTACGCCAAACCGATGGGGATATGCGATTTCGAGAAAATGTATTTAGGGGAAAAGCCCACTGGAAGTTTCGGCTGA